From one Lolium rigidum isolate FL_2022 chromosome 4, APGP_CSIRO_Lrig_0.1, whole genome shotgun sequence genomic stretch:
- the LOC124648578 gene encoding probable serine/threonine-protein kinase At1g01540, translating into MNFDETRQQAEALAPPPAVTCEVRQRQRELEQRLVVPERDEYMRLEWAQRFPEDVAVEVAFYTEKEEAKVTQKAAKKRDREARRAKKKENEEKAARKKVEKKNGAARGRQRAPSASVKLAGRELRARGSAMHPPPPPPMLTNALTHRTPVLGLRLWVVVGLAVGAAFLLLLALIAVYFAAAARRRRPKPTKQSAAPHAAPMSPAAIPPVSKEIQEVAIHVGSLRHYLEMGAAYLKDKEGGGGDGDSLCGSVATHGSQRVHIEAGKGRRMVACAADGGEVSPGSAQPDAASAAAGPEVSHLGWGHWYTLRELDEATVGFSPDRVVGEGGYGIVYRGVFADGHEVAVKNLLNNRGQAEREFTVEVEAIGRVRHKNLVRLLGYCAEGAHRILVYEYVDNGNLEQWLHGDVGPVSPLSWDARMNVVLGTAKGITYLHEGLEPKVVHRDIKSSNILLDKQWNSKVSDFGLAKLLGSDSNYVTTRVMGTFGYVAPEYASTGMLTERSDVYSFGVLVMEIISGRCPVDYARPPGEVNLVEWLKKMVSNRDYEAVLDPKLPEKPSSKALKKALLVALRCVDPDSQKRPKMGHAIHMLEVDDFPYRDDRRTLRPCQGSPLEKARVPGKPVTESGYSSCYDGNSTAATTPSRLQEN; encoded by the exons ATGAACTTCGATGAGACGCGACAGCAGGCGGAagccctcgcgccaccgccggccGTCACGTGCGAGGTGAGGCAGCGCCAgcgcgagctcgagcagcgcctCGTCGTCCCCGAGCGGGACGAGTACatgcgcctcgagtgggcgcaGCGCTTCCCGGAGGATGTGGCCGTGGAGGTCGCCTTCTACACCGAGAAGGAAGAGGCGAAGGTGACGCAGAAGGCGGCGAAGAAGCGCGACCGAGAGGCGAGGAgggcgaagaagaaggagaatgaggagaaggccgcgaggaAGAAGGTGGAGAAGAAGAATGGTGCCG CTAGGGGGCGGCAGCGAGCGCCGAGCGCGAGTGTCAAGCTGGCCGGGCGCGAGCTGAGGGCGCGCGGAAGCGCAAtgcatccgccgccgcctccgccgatgCTGACCAACGCGCTGACGCACAGGACGCCGGTGCTGGGGCTGCGGCTGTGGGTGGTGGTCGGcctcgccgtcggcgccgccttcctgctcctcctcgcgcTCATCGCGGTCTACTTCgccgcggcggcgcgccggcgccgtCCCAAGCCGACGAAGCAGTCCGCCGCGCCGCACGCGGCGCCGATGTCGCCCGCGGCCATCCCGCCGGTGTCGAAGGAGATCCAGGAGGTGGCCATCCACGTCGGCTCCCTCCGGCACTACCTCGAGATGGGCGCCGCGTACCTCAAGGacaaggagggcggcggcggggacggcgACTCGCTGTGCGGCAGCGTGGCCACGCACGGCTCGCAGCGCGTGCACATCGAGGCCGGCAAGGGCCGCCGCATGGTCGCGTGCGCCGCCGACGGCGGGGAGGTGTCGCCGGGGTCCGCGCAGCCCgacgcggcgtcggcggcggcgggccccgaGGTGTCGCACCTCGGGTGGGGCCACTGGTACACGCTCCGGGAGCTGGACGAGGCCACCGTCGGCTTCTCCCCCGACCGCGTCGTCGGCGAGGGCGGCTACGGCATCGTGTACCGCGGCGTGTTCGCTGACGGCCACGAGGTGGCTGTCAAGAACCTCCTCAACAACCG GGGGCAGGCGGAGCGGGAGTtcacggtggaggtggaggcgatcGGGCGCGTCCGCCACAAGAACCTGGTCCGCCTGCTCGGCTACTGCGCCGAGGGAGCACACCG GATACTGGTGTACGAGTACGTCGACAATGGCAACCTGGAGCAGTGGCTCCACGGCGACGTCGGCCCGGTCAGCCCGCTGTCTTGGGACGCCCGGATGAACGTCGTGCTCGGGACCGCCAAAGG GATCACCTACTTGCACGAGGGGCTGGAGCCCAAGGTGGTGCACAGGGACATCAAGTCCAGCAACATTCTGCTGGACAAGCAGTGGAACTCCAAGGTCTCCGACTTCGGCCTCGCCAAGCTACTCGGCTCCGACAGCAACTACGTCACCACCAGGGTCATGGGAACATTTGG CTATGTGGCGCCGGAGTACGCGAGCACGGGCATGCTGACGGAGAGGAGCGACGTGTACAGCTTCGGAGTCCTCGtaatggagatcatctccggcCGATGCCCAGTCGACTACGCGAGACCGCCCGGGGAG GTTAATCTCGTGGAGTGgctgaagaagatggtgagcaacAGGGACTACGAAGCGGTGTTGGATCCCAAGCTGCCGGAGAAGCCGAGCTCCAAGGCGCTGAAGAAGGCTCTCTTGGTCGCGCTGAGGTGCGTGGATCCAGACTCACAGAAGCGGCCCAAGATGGGGCATGCCATCCACATGCTCGAGGTCGACGACTTCCCCTACCGAGAT GATCGGCGGACTCTACGGCCGTGCCAAGGAAGTCCCCTTGAGAAAGCAAGAGTTCCGGGGAAGCCGGTGACGGAATCTGGTTATAGCAGTTGCTACGATGGCAACAGCACTGCTGCCACGACGCCTTCCAGGTTGCAAGAGAACTAG